The Carassius gibelio isolate Cgi1373 ecotype wild population from Czech Republic chromosome B22, carGib1.2-hapl.c, whole genome shotgun sequence genome window below encodes:
- the LOC127988517 gene encoding SLAM family member 8-like, with the protein MGNVETFIFFCLCSWSLAGVFGDEVKSVSVMEGDSVTLNINDTDIQKDDQIMWKFGRFLIAQINRKINKISVYNDSADGRFRDRLKLDQTGSLTITNTSTTDSGLYNISIDKTEKLFHIFNLSVYAPVPVPVISRDSSQCSLYCSLLCSAVNVSDVTLSWYKGNSLLSSISVSDLRISLSLPLEVEYQDINSYSCVLNNPITNQTTHLNITQLCHTCSGNSGDTNIASHSADISCSICCGSD; encoded by the exons ATGGGAAATGTTGAgacttttattttcttctgtttgtGCTCATGGAGTCTGGCCG gtgtgtttggtgatgaAGTGAAGtctgtgtcagtgatggagggagattctgtcactctgaaCATCAATGATACTGATATACAGAAAGATGATCAGATCATGTGGAAATTTGGACGCTTTCTCATCGCTCAAATCAACAGAAAAATCAATAAGATCAGTGTTTATAATGATAGTgctgacgggagattcagagacagactgaagctggatcagactggatctctgaccatcacaaacaccagcaccacagactctggactttataacATAAGCATCGACAAAACAGAGAAACTGTTCCACATCTTCAATCTCTCTGTCTACG CTCCtgtgcctgttcctgtcatcagcagagactcttcacaatgttcattatattgttcactgctgtgttcagcTGTGAATGTGAgtgatgtgactctctcctggtacaaaggaaacagtttattgtccagcatcagtgtgtctgatctcaggatcagtctctctctacctctggaggtggaatatcaggatataaacagctacagctgtgtgctcaacaatcccatcacaaaccagaccacacatctgaacatcactcaactctgtcacacatgttcaggtaACAGTGGTGATACTAACATTGCATCTCATAGTGCTGATATTTCATGTAGCATTTGTTGTGGATCAGACTGA